In Oryzihumus leptocrescens, the following are encoded in one genomic region:
- a CDS encoding AMIN-like domain-containing (lipo)protein encodes MRVVRRLLVLLLALGAALPLTAPAAGAATPTVPTLVGIRAAHHPTYDRVVFDFAGGLPASRQVTWVTQLVGDASGLPVPVAGRAILQVRFAAANAHDAAGRATAPSRVAFALPNVLTVVQSGDFEAVTTYGIGVASRQAVHVSTLTSPSRVVVDVGAAFPTVWRQVWLFNQLRFVANAEPFFTPVLRPVLPLTPATGLMDRIFAGPTTTERAAGLRQLSSGATGFRALSISGGIARVQLTGGCSSGGSTVSIAGEILPTLRQLSTVDWVKVYDPSGHTLSPTGNRDSVPACLEP; translated from the coding sequence ATGAGGGTCGTCCGCAGGCTTCTCGTCCTCCTCCTCGCCCTCGGGGCGGCCCTGCCGCTCACGGCTCCCGCCGCCGGGGCAGCCACCCCGACGGTGCCCACCCTCGTCGGCATCCGGGCGGCGCACCACCCCACCTATGACCGGGTGGTCTTCGACTTCGCCGGCGGCCTGCCGGCCAGCCGACAGGTCACGTGGGTCACCCAGCTGGTGGGCGACGCCTCGGGTCTGCCGGTGCCGGTCGCCGGCCGGGCGATCCTGCAGGTGCGCTTCGCCGCCGCGAACGCACACGACGCGGCGGGCCGGGCCACGGCGCCCTCCCGGGTCGCGTTCGCCCTGCCCAACGTGCTGACGGTGGTCCAGTCCGGGGACTTCGAGGCGGTGACGACCTACGGCATCGGCGTGGCCAGCCGGCAGGCCGTGCACGTGTCCACGCTGACCAGCCCCAGCCGGGTCGTGGTGGACGTCGGCGCGGCGTTCCCGACCGTGTGGCGCCAGGTGTGGCTCTTCAACCAGCTGCGGTTCGTCGCCAACGCCGAGCCGTTCTTCACCCCGGTGCTGCGGCCGGTGCTGCCGCTGACACCGGCGACCGGGCTGATGGACCGCATCTTCGCCGGCCCGACCACCACCGAGCGCGCCGCCGGCCTGCGGCAGCTCTCCTCAGGTGCCACCGGCTTCCGGGCCCTGAGCATCTCCGGCGGGATCGCGCGGGTGCAGCTCACCGGTGGTTGCAGCAGCGGCGGCTCCACGGTGAGCATCGCCGGGGAGATCCTGCCGACGCTGCGTCAGCTCTCCACCGTCGACTGGGTGAAGGTCTACGACCCGAGCGGTCACACCCTCTCCCCCACCGGCAACCGGGACTCGGTCCCGGCCTGCCTGGAGCCGTGA
- the prfB gene encoding peptide chain release factor 2 has protein sequence MATTDFASELKDLRTTMESVRQVTDLDRLKSQIADLSEKSAAPDLWDDPEKAQEVTSSLSRLNSELERITGMDQRIDDLEVLVEMATEDGGDAETLAEAEKELVSLRKAVGELEVRTLLAGEYDQREAVVTIRAGAGGVDAADFAEMLMRMYLRWAERHGYPTSVLDTSYAEEAGLKSATFEVKVPYAFGHLSVEAGTHRLVRISPFDNQGRRQTSFAAVEVIPLIESTDHIEIPENEIKVDVFRSSGPGGQSVNTTDSAVRMTHIPTGIVVSMQNEKSQIQNRAAALRVLQSRLLLQRQAEEQAAKKALAGDVKASWGDQMRSYVLHPYQMVKDLRTEYEVGNTSGVFDGDIDGFIEAGIRWKRAAERDEA, from the coding sequence GTGGCGACCACCGACTTTGCATCTGAGCTGAAGGACCTGCGCACGACGATGGAGTCGGTGCGCCAGGTCACCGACCTCGACCGGCTGAAGTCGCAGATCGCCGACCTGTCGGAGAAGTCGGCGGCCCCGGACCTGTGGGACGACCCGGAGAAGGCACAGGAGGTCACCTCCAGCCTGTCGCGGCTCAACTCCGAGCTCGAGCGCATCACCGGCATGGACCAGCGCATCGACGACCTCGAGGTGCTCGTCGAGATGGCCACCGAGGACGGCGGCGACGCCGAGACCCTGGCCGAGGCCGAGAAGGAGCTCGTCTCGCTGCGCAAGGCCGTCGGCGAGCTCGAGGTCCGCACCCTGCTCGCCGGTGAGTACGACCAGCGCGAGGCGGTCGTGACGATCCGCGCCGGCGCCGGTGGCGTCGACGCCGCCGACTTCGCCGAGATGCTCATGCGCATGTACCTGCGCTGGGCCGAGCGCCACGGCTACCCGACCTCGGTGCTGGACACCTCCTACGCCGAGGAGGCCGGCCTGAAGTCAGCCACCTTCGAGGTCAAGGTGCCCTACGCCTTCGGTCACCTCTCGGTCGAGGCCGGCACCCACCGCCTGGTGCGGATCAGCCCGTTCGACAACCAGGGCCGGCGCCAGACGAGCTTTGCCGCCGTCGAGGTCATCCCGCTGATCGAGTCCACCGACCACATCGAGATCCCCGAGAACGAGATCAAGGTCGACGTCTTCCGCTCCTCGGGCCCGGGCGGCCAGTCGGTCAACACCACCGACTCCGCGGTGCGCATGACGCACATCCCCACCGGCATCGTCGTCTCGATGCAGAACGAGAAGTCCCAGATCCAGAACCGCGCCGCCGCCCTGCGCGTGCTCCAGTCCCGCCTGCTGCTGCAGCGCCAGGCCGAGGAGCAGGCCGCCAAGAAGGCGCTCGCCGGCGACGTCAAGGCCAGCTGGGGCGACCAGATGCGCTCCTACGTGCTGCACCCGTACCAGATGGTCAAGGACCTGCGCACCGAGTACGAGGTCGGCAACACCAGTGGCGTCTTCGACGGTGACATCGACGGCTTCATCGAGGCCGGGATCCGCTGGAAGCGCGCCGCCGAGCGCGACGAGGCGTAG
- the ftsE gene encoding cell division ATP-binding protein FtsE, which produces MIRFENVSKTYPRSSRPALTDISLEVERGEFVFVVGQSGSGKSTLLRLVLKEEAATTGNVLVAGRELASLPSRKVPALRREIGTVFQDFRLLPNKTVFQNVAFALQVLGRSRHDIKALVPETLELVGLEGKEKRLPHELSGGEQQRVAIARAFVNKPAILIADEPTGNLDPTTSLGIVRLLDRINRTGTTIVMATHDDEIVDQLRKRVVELDHGTLVRDQTRGVYGVQR; this is translated from the coding sequence ATGATCCGCTTCGAGAACGTCAGCAAGACCTACCCGCGGTCCTCGCGCCCGGCGCTGACGGACATCAGCCTCGAGGTCGAGCGGGGCGAGTTCGTCTTCGTCGTCGGCCAGTCCGGCTCCGGCAAGTCGACGCTGCTGCGCCTGGTGCTCAAGGAAGAGGCCGCCACCACGGGCAACGTGCTCGTCGCCGGACGCGAACTGGCCTCGCTGCCCTCCCGCAAGGTCCCGGCGCTGCGCCGCGAGATCGGCACCGTCTTCCAGGACTTCCGGCTGCTGCCCAACAAGACCGTCTTCCAGAACGTCGCCTTCGCCCTGCAGGTGCTCGGCCGCAGCCGCCACGACATCAAGGCCCTGGTGCCCGAGACGCTCGAGCTGGTCGGCCTGGAGGGCAAGGAGAAGCGCCTGCCGCACGAGCTCTCCGGCGGTGAGCAACAGCGCGTGGCCATCGCCCGTGCCTTCGTCAACAAGCCGGCGATCCTGATCGCCGACGAGCCGACCGGCAACCTCGACCCGACCACCAGCCTGGGCATCGTGCGCCTGCTGGACCGGATCAACCGCACCGGCACGACCATCGTCATGGCCACCCACGACGACGAGATCGTCGACCAGCTGCGCAAGCGGGTCGTCGAGCTCGACCACGGCACGCTCGTGCGCGACCAGACCCGCGGCGTCTACGGCGTCCAGCGCTAG
- the ftsX gene encoding permease-like cell division protein FtsX produces MRLQFILSEIWIGLRRNMSMAVSVVLVTMVSLFFLGFGLLARSQVDTMKDYWYDRVQVSIFLCTNNSDTPSCAAGPVTDEQRQQIKSQLDEMKPLVKEVFHESPQEAYQRFKVQFKNSPIVDNVKPDQMPESYRVRLSDPSKYAVISSSFQGAPGVEQVQDQRALLDKFFTALNIMSLCAVGLSGAMVLCAILLMVTTIRQTAFSRRRETGIMRLVGASAFVIQLPFIMETVIATLVGCALAVGLLWATVHYGVTGFLATILPIGFVGVGDVWAMTPWLVGSGAALAMVTSWFTLRRYLRV; encoded by the coding sequence ATGCGACTGCAGTTCATCCTCAGCGAGATCTGGATCGGCTTGCGCCGCAACATGTCCATGGCCGTCTCGGTCGTGCTGGTGACGATGGTGTCGCTGTTCTTCCTCGGCTTCGGCCTGCTCGCGCGCAGCCAGGTCGACACCATGAAGGACTACTGGTACGACCGCGTCCAGGTCTCGATCTTCTTGTGCACCAACAACTCCGACACGCCCTCGTGTGCTGCCGGACCGGTCACCGACGAGCAGCGCCAGCAGATCAAGAGCCAGCTCGACGAGATGAAGCCGCTGGTCAAGGAGGTCTTCCATGAGTCGCCGCAGGAGGCCTACCAGCGGTTCAAGGTGCAGTTCAAGAACAGCCCGATCGTCGACAACGTCAAGCCCGACCAGATGCCCGAGAGCTACCGGGTGCGGCTGTCGGACCCGAGCAAGTACGCCGTCATCTCCAGCTCCTTCCAGGGTGCGCCCGGGGTGGAGCAGGTGCAGGACCAGCGCGCGCTGCTCGACAAGTTCTTCACCGCGCTCAACATCATGAGCCTGTGCGCGGTCGGCCTGTCCGGGGCGATGGTGCTGTGCGCCATCCTGCTCATGGTGACCACGATCCGGCAGACGGCGTTCAGCCGACGCCGCGAGACCGGCATCATGCGCCTCGTCGGCGCCTCGGCCTTCGTCATCCAGCTGCCGTTCATCATGGAGACGGTCATCGCCACCCTGGTCGGCTGCGCCCTCGCGGTCGGGCTGCTGTGGGCGACGGTGCACTACGGCGTGACCGGCTTCCTGGCCACGATCCTGCCGATCGGGTTCGTCGGGGTCGGCGACGTGTGGGCCATGACGCCGTGGCTGGTCGGCAGCGGTGCGGCCCTGGCGATGGTCACCTCCTGGTTCACCCTGCGCCGCTACCTGCGCGTCTGA
- a CDS encoding peptidoglycan DD-metalloendopeptidase family protein: MSALPPETTPTRRFRRGRWVVLLTVLATAAGLALAPVGNADTRGDKARLDKQISALRSQLGETTKDLADAYIALKRTQAELPVAQRELTAAQAKVVAAEQHNQQVAEQLAVAQANEAKAVDVLATNAKDTQQTSDLIGDLARRTYQQGGMGELSVALNATSPDDFATRVVLVDTVMRLQNGALRRLSTQEAEGKAVQSHLSAVRRQVAILKIQAENAVAAAQSARDVAATAKQRLDLLQAAQKKYAAAVAVKKARETENLQKMQAQSNKLAAILAARARAAKLAAARAAAARRRANQAPAPGIPSSGGFLSYPVDGPTSSEFGMRFDPVAQRYQLHAGLDFAVNCGTPVHAAASGDVIMAVPESASGGYGNQLVVDHGIVRGVDLTTTYNHLSSWVVTGGHVSRGQVIAYSGTTGMSTGCHLHFETREDGNPVNPRTWL; the protein is encoded by the coding sequence ATGAGCGCGCTACCCCCCGAGACGACGCCCACCCGACGGTTCCGCCGTGGCCGGTGGGTCGTGCTGCTGACGGTCCTCGCGACCGCCGCGGGGCTCGCCCTCGCCCCCGTCGGCAACGCCGACACCCGGGGTGACAAGGCCCGGCTGGACAAGCAGATCTCCGCCCTGCGCAGCCAGCTTGGCGAGACCACCAAGGACCTCGCCGACGCCTACATCGCGCTCAAGCGGACCCAGGCCGAGCTGCCGGTCGCCCAGCGTGAGCTGACCGCCGCACAGGCCAAGGTCGTTGCGGCCGAGCAGCACAACCAGCAGGTCGCCGAGCAGCTGGCCGTCGCCCAGGCCAACGAGGCCAAGGCCGTCGACGTGCTCGCGACCAACGCCAAGGACACCCAGCAGACCAGCGACCTCATCGGTGACCTGGCCCGCCGCACCTACCAGCAGGGCGGGATGGGCGAGCTCTCCGTCGCGCTCAACGCCACCAGCCCCGACGACTTCGCCACCCGGGTGGTGCTCGTCGACACCGTGATGCGCCTGCAGAACGGCGCCCTGCGCCGGCTGTCCACGCAGGAGGCCGAGGGCAAGGCGGTCCAGTCCCACCTGTCCGCGGTGCGCCGCCAGGTGGCCATCCTCAAGATCCAGGCCGAGAACGCCGTGGCTGCGGCCCAGTCCGCCCGCGACGTGGCGGCCACGGCCAAGCAGCGGCTCGACCTGCTGCAGGCGGCCCAGAAGAAGTACGCCGCCGCCGTGGCGGTCAAGAAGGCCCGCGAGACCGAGAACCTGCAGAAGATGCAGGCCCAGTCCAACAAGCTGGCCGCGATCCTGGCCGCGCGGGCCCGGGCGGCCAAGCTCGCCGCCGCGCGCGCCGCGGCCGCCCGCCGCCGCGCCAACCAGGCGCCCGCGCCGGGTATCCCGTCCAGCGGAGGGTTCCTCAGCTACCCGGTCGACGGGCCGACCTCCTCGGAGTTCGGCATGCGCTTCGACCCGGTCGCCCAGCGCTACCAGCTGCACGCCGGCCTCGACTTCGCGGTCAACTGCGGCACGCCCGTGCACGCGGCGGCATCCGGCGACGTGATCATGGCGGTGCCCGAGTCGGCCTCCGGCGGCTACGGCAACCAGCTCGTCGTCGACCACGGCATCGTCCGCGGCGTCGACCTCACCACCACCTACAACCACCTGTCGAGCTGGGTCGTCACCGGCGGCCACGTCAGTCGCGGGCAGGTCATCGCCTACTCCGGCACCACCGGCATGTCGACCGGCTGCCACCTGCACTTCGAGACCCGGGAGGACGGCAACCCGGTCAACCCGCGCACCTGGCTCTGA
- the smpB gene encoding SsrA-binding protein SmpB: MAKEQGRKLVASNRKARHDYLIEDTFEAGLVLTGTEVKSLRAGRASLIDGFASEYDGEIWLENVYIPEYSQGTWTNHAARRRRKLLLNKDEIHKLIIKTREAGHTIVPLSLYFKDGRAKVEIALAKGKKQYDKRHALRERQDNREAQRAMSHRTER, encoded by the coding sequence GTGGCCAAGGAGCAGGGGCGCAAGCTGGTTGCGAGCAACCGGAAGGCGCGTCACGACTACCTCATCGAGGACACCTTCGAGGCCGGTCTCGTCCTGACCGGCACCGAGGTGAAGTCGCTGCGGGCCGGCCGGGCGTCCCTCATCGACGGGTTCGCCAGCGAGTACGACGGCGAGATCTGGCTGGAGAACGTCTACATCCCCGAGTACTCCCAGGGCACGTGGACCAACCACGCCGCCCGGCGCCGGCGCAAGCTGCTGCTCAACAAGGACGAGATCCACAAGCTGATCATCAAGACCCGTGAGGCCGGGCACACGATCGTGCCGCTGTCGCTGTACTTCAAGGACGGCCGGGCCAAGGTCGAGATCGCGCTCGCCAAGGGCAAAAAGCAGTACGACAAGCGTCACGCGCTGCGCGAGCGCCAGGACAACCGCGAGGCACAGCGCGCGATGTCGCACCGAACGGAGAGGTGA